The following are from one region of the Natronocella acetinitrilica genome:
- the gspC gene encoding type II secretion system protein GspC, which produces MQGISTAVRSALSGTGSRVGVVAGTVVLVVALAYTLAELTWQLLPVEQSAAPPPAARQESPSSSSDRPSAGDTVAALRLFGAPGALNGGSVRQIPVDAPDTRLNLTLRGVLYDPGDQLARVIIATGGRNEDVYRVGDELTGGATIDAIMQDRVILLREGRHETLRLPEDQIRGGTPVALDTLPGGAPEISEDNVGIDDAGTGMDDDMRQTLLQNPDDFTRYVQPQPYMVDGEFRGFRLQAGSDPQVMQSVGLEAGDIVTEINGQLLDNPQVGIATLRDAAEQNRLDLTILRDGATRTITIEFDN; this is translated from the coding sequence ATGCAAGGCATCAGCACCGCAGTTCGATCAGCCCTCTCCGGCACCGGCTCCCGCGTTGGCGTGGTGGCTGGCACCGTGGTGCTGGTGGTGGCGCTTGCCTATACGCTGGCCGAACTCACCTGGCAGTTGCTGCCCGTGGAACAGAGCGCGGCGCCACCACCTGCCGCACGCCAGGAGAGCCCCAGCAGTTCCTCTGACAGGCCCAGCGCCGGAGACACCGTTGCCGCGCTGCGTCTGTTCGGTGCTCCGGGTGCCCTCAACGGCGGCAGCGTCCGGCAGATCCCCGTGGATGCGCCGGACACCCGTCTGAACCTCACCTTGCGCGGCGTGCTGTACGACCCGGGCGATCAACTCGCCCGCGTGATCATTGCCACCGGCGGCCGCAACGAAGATGTCTACCGGGTCGGCGACGAGCTGACAGGCGGCGCTACGATCGACGCCATTATGCAGGATCGGGTCATCCTGTTGCGCGAGGGGCGCCATGAGACACTGCGCCTGCCTGAGGACCAGATACGCGGTGGCACGCCGGTGGCGCTGGACACCCTGCCCGGGGGAGCCCCGGAGATCAGCGAGGACAACGTCGGTATCGACGACGCTGGCACAGGCATGGATGACGACATGCGCCAGACACTGTTGCAGAACCCCGACGACTTCACCCGCTACGTGCAGCCACAACCGTATATGGTGGACGGCGAGTTCCGCGGATTCCGGCTACAAGCCGGATCGGACCCGCAGGTCATGCAGTCCGTCGGCCTGGAGGCCGGCGATATCGTCACGGAAATCAACGGGCAACTCCTGGACAATCCCCAGGTGGGGATCGCCACGCTGCGCGATGCAGCCGAGCAGAATCGTCTTGATCTGACGATACTTCGCGATGGGGCAACCCGAACCATTACGATCGAATTCGACAACTGA
- the gspG gene encoding type II secretion system major pseudopilin GspG has protein sequence MNATQDLFHFRPRSQRGFTLIEIMVVVIILGILVAFAVPNVMDNPERARITKAQHDIRAIEQSLDLYRGDNFRYPTTDQGLQALVERPTSDPEPRNWRQYMRSVPTDPWGNQYQYLSPDDTEGNRPRIFTYGADGRPGGDGENAEISNFDLD, from the coding sequence ATGAACGCAACGCAAGACTTGTTCCACTTCCGACCCCGGAGCCAGCGGGGTTTCACCCTGATCGAGATCATGGTGGTGGTGATCATTCTGGGGATACTGGTGGCCTTCGCCGTGCCCAACGTGATGGACAACCCCGAGCGGGCGCGGATCACCAAGGCGCAACACGATATTCGCGCCATCGAACAGTCACTGGATCTCTATCGCGGCGACAATTTCCGCTACCCCACCACGGACCAGGGCCTGCAGGCGCTGGTGGAACGCCCGACCAGCGATCCGGAGCCGCGGAACTGGCGCCAGTACATGCGCAGCGTTCCTACAGACCCTTGGGGCAACCAGTATCAGTACCTGTCGCCGGATGATACCGAAGGCAATCGGCCGCGAATTTTCACCTATGGTGCCGATGGCAGGCCCGGCGGTGACGGTGAAAACGCGGAAATCAGCAACTTCGATCTGGACTGA
- the trxA gene encoding thioredoxin TrxA: MSGEIVYVTDDNFEDEVLKSDGPVLVDYWAEWCGPCKMIAPILDEVSQEYSGRLKVAKLNIDENPETPPKFGIRGIPTLMLFKGGAVEATKVGALSKSQLTAFIDSNL; the protein is encoded by the coding sequence GTGAGCGGAGAGATAGTGTACGTCACCGATGACAACTTCGAAGATGAGGTTCTCAAATCGGATGGTCCTGTTCTTGTAGATTACTGGGCCGAGTGGTGTGGGCCGTGCAAGATGATTGCGCCCATACTTGATGAAGTCTCTCAGGAGTATTCCGGTCGCCTGAAAGTGGCGAAGCTGAATATCGACGAGAATCCCGAGACTCCACCGAAATTCGGCATCCGTGGCATTCCAACGCTGATGCTCTTCAAGGGCGGAGCGGTGGAAGCCACCAAGGTGGGCGCCTTGTCGAAATCGCAGCTAACGGCGTTCATCGACAGCAATCTCTGA
- the gspD gene encoding type II secretion system secretin GspD yields MAGRMMGMGTLKGRRVGALASTCILGLLLTLAAGPIAAQQERVERGQPVTLNLKDADIRALINTVAEVTGRNFIIDPRVRGQVTLISRAPMEPDELYRAFLSVLQVHGFATVPAGEVIKIIPDANAKQLGPDMGTAAASDDIVTTVIQVENVPVAQLVPILRPLLPQQGHLAAYPPTNVLIVSDRSGNVERIAALVQEVDRAGDDEIDIVRLQHASVGEMVRILNSLRRTDAETVPAQQVQIAADERTNSVLLSGDRAQRLRMRALIAQLDDPMEDEGDTHVIYLRYSRAEDLVTVLQGVTESMRERQEEAGQNGDARAISIQAEETTNSLVITAPPAMMQSLRSVIDRLDIRRAQILVEAAIAEISEERGSERGVQWFVDGSDGEGFASLTNFGGVGTSIGSLLTLGSSQPQVDDGLSMVVGDLDSRIRFGAFIRALASDRNTNILSTPSLVTMDNQEAEIRVAENRPFVTGQFTSEGRNVTNPFQTIDREDVGIILKIKPQINEGNAIQLEIEQEASNVIGTTAAGPITNRRTIQTHVLVDDGQVIALGGLMDDDVQEQEQRVPGLGSLPILGELFRYRSTSTTKRNLMVFMQPTIVRDRAIADDFSGRKYNFMRAQQLDRQQQGVSMVSGTRPGVLPSLERAELPRPFDP; encoded by the coding sequence ATGGCGGGCCGAATGATGGGCATGGGGACACTGAAGGGACGGCGGGTTGGAGCGTTGGCCAGCACCTGTATTCTGGGCCTGCTGCTCACCCTTGCCGCGGGCCCCATCGCCGCGCAGCAGGAACGCGTGGAACGGGGTCAGCCGGTAACACTCAACCTCAAGGACGCCGACATCAGGGCCTTGATCAATACCGTTGCAGAAGTCACCGGGCGAAACTTCATCATCGATCCACGGGTACGCGGCCAGGTCACACTGATATCCCGTGCACCCATGGAGCCGGACGAACTCTATCGCGCCTTCCTGTCAGTCCTGCAGGTCCACGGCTTCGCCACCGTTCCGGCGGGAGAAGTCATCAAGATCATCCCGGACGCCAACGCCAAGCAGCTCGGCCCGGACATGGGCACGGCCGCCGCCAGCGACGATATCGTGACCACCGTAATCCAGGTGGAGAACGTCCCGGTGGCGCAGCTCGTTCCCATCCTGCGCCCGCTGTTGCCGCAGCAGGGCCATCTTGCCGCCTATCCACCCACCAATGTGCTGATCGTCTCCGACAGGTCCGGTAACGTGGAGCGTATCGCCGCACTGGTCCAGGAAGTCGACCGGGCCGGGGACGACGAGATCGACATCGTGCGCCTGCAGCACGCCTCCGTCGGAGAGATGGTGCGGATACTCAACAGCCTGCGACGCACCGATGCAGAAACCGTCCCGGCGCAGCAGGTACAGATTGCCGCTGACGAGCGCACCAACAGCGTGCTGCTCTCCGGCGACCGGGCACAGCGGCTGCGCATGCGCGCTCTGATCGCGCAACTCGACGACCCCATGGAGGACGAGGGCGATACCCACGTCATCTACCTGCGCTACAGTCGGGCAGAAGATCTGGTGACGGTGTTGCAGGGCGTGACCGAGAGCATGCGCGAGCGCCAGGAAGAGGCTGGGCAGAATGGAGATGCCCGTGCCATCAGCATCCAGGCGGAGGAAACCACCAACTCCCTGGTGATCACGGCGCCACCGGCCATGATGCAGTCCCTGCGCTCGGTGATCGACCGGCTCGACATCCGCCGTGCACAGATCCTCGTCGAGGCCGCCATCGCCGAGATCTCCGAGGAACGGGGTAGCGAACGCGGTGTGCAATGGTTTGTCGATGGCAGCGACGGCGAGGGATTCGCCAGCCTGACCAACTTCGGTGGTGTCGGCACCAGCATTGGCTCGCTGCTGACCCTGGGCAGTTCCCAGCCCCAGGTGGATGACGGCCTGAGCATGGTGGTGGGCGATCTGGACAGCCGCATCCGATTTGGGGCCTTTATCCGGGCGCTGGCCTCGGACCGCAATACCAACATCCTGTCCACGCCATCGTTGGTGACCATGGATAATCAGGAAGCGGAAATCCGCGTCGCCGAGAATCGCCCCTTCGTCACCGGCCAGTTCACTTCCGAAGGGCGCAACGTCACCAACCCGTTCCAGACCATCGACCGGGAAGACGTGGGCATCATTCTCAAGATCAAGCCGCAGATCAACGAGGGCAACGCCATCCAGCTGGAGATCGAGCAGGAGGCGTCCAATGTCATCGGCACAACCGCAGCGGGCCCGATCACCAACAGGCGTACCATCCAGACCCATGTGCTGGTGGACGATGGCCAGGTCATCGCCCTGGGCGGCCTGATGGACGACGACGTGCAGGAGCAGGAGCAACGTGTCCCAGGCCTTGGCTCACTGCCGATTCTGGGCGAGCTGTTCCGTTATCGCTCCACCAGTACCACCAAGCGCAACCTGATGGTGTTCATGCAGCCCACAATTGTCAGGGACCGCGCCATTGCCGACGATTTCTCCGGGCGCAAGTACAACTTCATGCGGGCCCAGCAACTGGATCGCCAGCAGCAGGGCGTCAGCATGGTCAGCGGTACCCGCCCCGGCGTGCTGCCGTCGCTGGAACGCGCTGAACTGCCGAGACCATTCGACCCATGA
- the gspH gene encoding type II secretion system minor pseudopilin GspH translates to MLRSRGFTLIELLVVLLIIGIMVSVAILSVSFSRDDTLEREARRLQAVMELAAERALIEARELGLILEPDGYRFTELVDGQWIGITAAERREFNPREFPPQLRLQLELDGLPGDREPGASEDDRPSILMLSSGEMTPFRLLLSEVGGEQERYRLRGNLIGRLELERHDGDDWP, encoded by the coding sequence ATGCTCCGCAGCCGCGGCTTTACGCTGATCGAATTGCTGGTGGTGCTGCTCATCATCGGCATCATGGTCAGCGTGGCTATCCTGTCGGTGAGCTTCTCCCGGGACGACACTCTGGAGCGGGAGGCCCGCCGGCTGCAGGCAGTCATGGAGCTGGCCGCCGAACGCGCCCTGATCGAGGCCCGCGAACTCGGGCTGATACTTGAGCCGGACGGCTATCGCTTCACCGAGCTGGTGGACGGCCAGTGGATCGGTATCACCGCCGCGGAACGCCGGGAGTTCAATCCACGGGAGTTCCCGCCCCAGCTCCGCCTGCAGCTGGAACTTGACGGTCTGCCGGGCGACCGCGAGCCGGGCGCAAGCGAGGATGACCGCCCATCCATCCTGATGCTCTCCAGTGGGGAAATGACACCATTTCGCCTGCTGTTGAGCGAAGTCGGTGGCGAGCAGGAGCGCTACCGCTTGCGGGGCAACCTGATCGGGCGCCTGGAGCTTGAGCGCCATGACGGAGACGACTGGCCATGA
- the gspF gene encoding type II secretion system inner membrane protein GspF has product MAAFEYSALDGNGKELKGVLEGDTARQVRQQLREKGWVPLSVDAVTEQTAGGDSGLSLRIGGGLSATELAMVTRQLATLIGSGLPLEEALRATARQNERARTRSIMTAVRARVMEGYSLADGLGQFPRAFPEMFRATVAAGEQTGKLDLVLERLADYTESRQEMQQKIRLALFYPAILVAVAVLVIVLLMTFVVPEVTDAFDTAGQSLPAMTQGMIAISDFLRERGVLLVMALVAAVIGFIYALRNQGFRRRFHAAQLRLPLVRHVVRGANAARFARTFSILANAGVPVLEAMRISSEVVTNLPMRDAVQSAAVMVREGTGISLALERSGQFPPMMLHLVASGENSGRLEQMLDRAATNQEREVQGLISTSLTVMEPLIILTMGAIVLLIVLSIMLPIFQMTDLLN; this is encoded by the coding sequence ATGGCGGCTTTCGAATACTCGGCACTCGACGGAAACGGCAAGGAGCTCAAGGGCGTACTGGAGGGCGATACCGCCCGCCAGGTGCGTCAGCAGCTTCGGGAGAAGGGCTGGGTTCCCCTCAGCGTGGATGCGGTCACCGAGCAGACCGCGGGCGGGGATAGCGGGCTCAGCCTGCGCATCGGCGGAGGCCTCAGTGCCACGGAACTGGCCATGGTGACACGGCAGCTGGCGACGCTGATCGGCTCCGGGCTGCCCCTGGAAGAGGCGCTGCGTGCCACTGCCCGCCAGAATGAAAGAGCCCGCACCCGCTCCATCATGACCGCCGTGCGGGCCAGGGTGATGGAGGGTTACAGCCTGGCGGACGGGCTCGGCCAGTTTCCTCGTGCATTTCCCGAGATGTTCCGGGCCACCGTCGCCGCCGGCGAGCAGACCGGCAAGCTGGACCTGGTGCTGGAGCGTCTCGCCGACTACACGGAGAGCCGCCAGGAGATGCAGCAGAAGATCCGCCTGGCGTTGTTCTACCCTGCCATTCTGGTGGCAGTTGCGGTACTGGTGATCGTACTGCTGATGACCTTCGTGGTGCCGGAGGTGACGGACGCCTTCGACACCGCCGGTCAATCCTTGCCGGCCATGACCCAGGGCATGATCGCCATCTCGGACTTCCTGCGCGAGCGAGGCGTGTTGCTGGTGATGGCATTGGTGGCGGCGGTGATCGGCTTTATCTACGCCCTGCGCAACCAGGGCTTTCGCCGTCGCTTCCACGCCGCGCAACTGCGCCTGCCGCTGGTTCGCCACGTGGTGCGCGGGGCCAACGCAGCACGCTTCGCACGTACGTTCAGCATCCTCGCCAATGCCGGGGTGCCGGTGCTGGAGGCGATGCGCATATCATCGGAGGTGGTGACCAACCTGCCCATGCGCGACGCCGTGCAGTCGGCGGCGGTGATGGTCCGGGAAGGCACCGGCATCAGCCTGGCGCTGGAGCGCTCCGGGCAGTTCCCGCCGATGATGCTGCACCTGGTGGCCAGCGGCGAGAACAGCGGCCGGCTCGAGCAGATGCTGGACCGGGCCGCCACCAACCAGGAGCGGGAAGTCCAGGGACTGATCAGCACCAGCCTGACAGTGATGGAGCCACTGATCATATTGACCATGGGTGCGATCGTACTTTTGATCGTGCTGTCTATTATGCTACCGATCTTCCAGATGACGGACCTTCTCAACTGA
- the gspI gene encoding type II secretion system minor pseudopilin GspI, with translation MIVHQRQGGFTLPEVMIALLVVAIAFAGLITATSQFTWNISHSRDRILANWVAGNVMTELQATRYWETGRQTGEMTMGPRDWFWEARVANTANPRLRRVDIFVYADPDDDNHVTSLIGLLQNPASTAPLPQFQGGG, from the coding sequence ATGATCGTCCACCAGCGTCAAGGGGGCTTTACCCTGCCGGAGGTCATGATCGCGCTGCTGGTGGTGGCCATCGCCTTCGCCGGCCTGATCACCGCCACCAGCCAGTTCACCTGGAACATCAGCCATAGCCGTGACCGCATTCTGGCCAACTGGGTGGCCGGGAACGTCATGACCGAGCTGCAGGCCACCCGCTACTGGGAGACCGGTCGCCAGACCGGCGAGATGACCATGGGCCCGCGAGACTGGTTCTGGGAAGCCCGGGTCGCCAACACCGCCAATCCACGACTGCGCCGGGTGGACATCTTCGTCTACGCCGATCCGGACGACGACAACCATGTAACCAGCCTCATCGGCCTGCTGCAGAACCCGGCGAGTACCGCGCCCCTGCCGCAATTCCAGGGGGGCGGCTGA
- a CDS encoding SAM-dependent methyltransferase, which yields MEGSRGASAVAGDLPGLSGRVLQAMARRIRHGTLTIQINDHHSMIRGEAAGPEAHLRLHRPWAFLTRLWGHGALGLGESYLAGHWETDDLTALLELLAVNEPYLGRSTRPNALARSRLLLEHRGNRNNHRGSRRNIAAHYDLGNAFYREWLDDTMTYSSALFEVPDVALEAAQNRKYQRILDRLDLSPGDHILEIGCGWGGLAIAAARRGARVTGLTLSQEQLAYARERVTELRLDEAIDLRLQDYRDVTGHFDHVVSIEMFEAVGEEYWPTYFESVARSLRPGGRAALQVITIDEDWYQQYRSTPDFIQRYVFPGGMLPTVEQFTRIAGATGLKVADMGFFGEHYARTLRRWHQQFLDALHRVEELGYDQHFQRIWRYYLSYCEAGFRIGRINLMQTTLQKPHEAACSR from the coding sequence ATGGAGGGGTCCAGGGGGGCGAGCGCCGTGGCCGGGGACTTGCCGGGCCTTTCCGGACGAGTCTTGCAGGCCATGGCGCGGCGAATCCGGCATGGCACGCTGACCATCCAGATCAATGACCATCACAGCATGATCCGGGGCGAAGCCGCAGGCCCGGAGGCTCACCTGCGGTTGCATCGACCCTGGGCATTCCTGACAAGGCTGTGGGGACATGGCGCGCTGGGGTTAGGCGAATCCTATCTCGCCGGTCACTGGGAAACCGATGACCTCACGGCACTGCTGGAACTGCTCGCGGTGAACGAACCCTACCTCGGTCGCTCCACCCGACCAAACGCGCTTGCCCGCAGCAGGCTGCTGCTCGAGCACCGCGGCAACCGCAACAACCACCGGGGCAGTCGGCGGAACATTGCGGCCCACTACGATCTTGGCAACGCTTTCTACAGGGAGTGGCTGGACGACACCATGACCTACTCCTCGGCTCTCTTCGAGGTGCCGGACGTCGCACTGGAGGCAGCCCAGAACCGTAAGTACCAACGCATACTCGACCGCCTGGACCTGTCCCCTGGTGACCATATTCTGGAAATCGGTTGCGGCTGGGGCGGACTGGCCATCGCTGCGGCACGGCGCGGGGCAAGGGTTACCGGCCTTACCCTCTCGCAGGAACAATTGGCCTACGCCCGGGAACGGGTCACCGAGCTCCGCCTGGATGAGGCCATCGATCTGCGACTCCAGGACTACCGGGATGTGACCGGACATTTCGATCATGTCGTCTCCATCGAGATGTTCGAGGCCGTGGGCGAGGAGTACTGGCCCACCTATTTCGAGAGCGTTGCGCGCTCGCTTCGCCCCGGTGGACGAGCCGCGCTGCAGGTCATCACCATCGACGAGGACTGGTACCAGCAATATCGGTCGACGCCGGACTTCATCCAGCGCTACGTGTTCCCCGGCGGCATGCTGCCCACCGTGGAACAGTTCACACGCATCGCCGGGGCAACCGGGCTCAAGGTCGCGGACATGGGCTTTTTCGGGGAACATTACGCCCGCACGCTGCGGCGCTGGCATCAGCAATTCCTCGATGCTCTGCATCGCGTGGAGGAACTCGGCTACGACCAGCACTTCCAGCGCATCTGGCGCTATTACCTGAGCTACTGTGAAGCAGGCTTTCGCATCGGACGCATCAATCTCATGCAAACCACGCTGCAGAAGCCCCACGAGGCGGCTTGCAGCCGGTGA
- the gspJ gene encoding type II secretion system minor pseudopilin GspJ, with amino-acid sequence MERAQRGFTLIEVMVAMTIFAVLSAMAYTGLRAVADAREHLDAQAERLKIVQQAFIVVERDFQHAVARSIRDGFGDPRAAMISDDIADLEFTRSGRSNPLGQVRSELVRIAYRIDEGELVRLTWGVLDQQVEPPRDDTPLLEGVEDLAFRYLDDGNAWQEIWPPAGQGRGTTVIPRAIEMTVELEDLGTIVRIFRLPDGPLQQGQP; translated from the coding sequence ATGGAGCGGGCCCAGCGCGGCTTTACACTGATCGAGGTGATGGTGGCCATGACCATCTTCGCCGTGCTCTCGGCCATGGCCTACACCGGGCTGCGCGCCGTCGCCGACGCCCGTGAGCACCTGGACGCCCAGGCGGAACGGCTCAAGATCGTCCAGCAGGCTTTCATTGTGGTGGAGCGGGATTTCCAGCACGCGGTGGCGCGCAGCATCCGGGATGGTTTTGGCGACCCGCGGGCGGCCATGATCAGTGACGATATCGCCGACCTGGAATTCACCCGCTCCGGCCGCAGCAATCCACTGGGCCAGGTGCGCAGCGAACTGGTGCGCATTGCCTATCGCATCGACGAGGGTGAACTGGTGCGACTCACCTGGGGTGTACTGGATCAGCAGGTGGAACCACCCCGGGACGATACTCCCCTGCTTGAGGGGGTCGAGGATCTTGCCTTCCGTTATCTGGATGACGGCAACGCCTGGCAGGAAATATGGCCGCCGGCGGGACAGGGCCGTGGCACCACGGTCATTCCCCGGGCCATCGAAATGACCGTGGAGCTGGAGGACCTAGGCACCATCGTGCGCATCTTCCGCCTGCCCGACGGCCCACTGCAGCAGGGGCAGCCATGA
- the gspE gene encoding type II secretion system ATPase GspE, translating to MTERVIPLRLASDEEHTPETVATQPVAAPPSGVRQFDRPSFAFARRHGLVVTGIEDERAVVVMRAGAPSAGISELRRSLGMPLRLKRATAAEFEDALRINYERGSGEAAQMVEDLGDDLDLSSIAESLPEPADLLESEDDAPIIRLINALLSEAIKENASDIHVEPFEHKLVVRFRVDGILREVLQPPRVMAPLLISRIKVMARLDIAEKRLPQDGRIGLRIAGRAVDVRVSTLPSGHGERVVLRLLDKQAGRLDLSHLGMPERLRNMLHDIIHRPHGILLVTGPTGSGKTTTLYAALTQLNDASRSILTVEDPIEYYLEGIGQTQVNSKVNMTFARGLRAILRQDPDVVMVGEIRDLETAEIAVQASLTGHTVLSTLHTNTAVGAVSRLRDMGVEPFLMASSLIGVMSQRLVRLLCEHCKSPYTANSHDCERLGLDPSQEYTLYHAQGCEHCNGLGYRGRGGIFELVPVDDHVRGMIHDGVSEQLIERYARQRTPSLRQDGVRRILDGRTTVEEVLRVTTDDTPPIEA from the coding sequence ATGACTGAACGTGTGATACCGCTAAGGCTGGCTTCGGACGAGGAGCACACACCGGAGACTGTGGCGACGCAGCCGGTTGCTGCGCCGCCCTCCGGAGTCCGTCAGTTCGACCGACCGAGCTTCGCCTTTGCACGTCGCCATGGCCTGGTGGTCACGGGCATTGAGGATGAGCGGGCCGTGGTGGTCATGCGCGCGGGTGCGCCCAGCGCCGGCATCAGCGAGTTGCGCCGCAGCCTCGGCATGCCGCTACGGCTCAAGCGTGCCACGGCGGCGGAGTTCGAGGACGCCCTGCGCATCAACTATGAGCGCGGCAGCGGTGAAGCCGCGCAGATGGTGGAGGACCTGGGCGACGACCTGGATCTTTCCAGCATTGCCGAATCCCTGCCGGAGCCCGCCGACCTGCTGGAAAGCGAGGATGATGCGCCGATCATCCGGCTGATCAATGCGCTATTGAGCGAGGCAATCAAGGAGAACGCCTCGGATATCCACGTCGAGCCCTTCGAACACAAGCTGGTTGTGCGTTTCAGGGTGGACGGCATCCTCCGCGAAGTGCTGCAGCCGCCCCGGGTCATGGCGCCGCTGCTGATTTCCCGGATCAAGGTCATGGCGCGGCTCGATATCGCCGAAAAGCGGCTGCCCCAGGACGGCCGTATCGGCCTGCGCATCGCCGGACGGGCGGTGGACGTGCGTGTCTCCACGCTGCCATCGGGTCATGGCGAGCGGGTGGTGCTGCGTTTGCTGGACAAGCAGGCGGGGCGGCTCGACCTCAGCCACCTGGGCATGCCCGAGCGGCTGCGCAACATGCTCCACGACATCATCCACCGGCCCCACGGTATCCTGCTGGTGACCGGCCCCACCGGCTCCGGCAAGACCACCACGCTGTACGCGGCCCTCACCCAGCTCAATGACGCCTCCCGCAGCATACTCACGGTGGAAGACCCAATTGAGTATTACCTGGAGGGCATCGGCCAGACCCAGGTGAACAGCAAGGTGAACATGACCTTCGCCCGGGGGCTGCGGGCCATCCTGCGACAGGACCCGGACGTGGTCATGGTGGGTGAAATCCGCGATCTGGAAACCGCGGAAATCGCGGTACAGGCGTCCCTGACCGGTCATACCGTGCTCTCCACCCTGCACACAAACACCGCCGTTGGCGCGGTGAGTCGACTGCGGGACATGGGTGTCGAGCCATTCCTGATGGCGTCCAGCCTGATCGGCGTGATGTCGCAACGCCTGGTGCGCCTGCTGTGCGAGCACTGCAAGTCGCCCTATACCGCCAACAGCCACGACTGCGAGCGCCTCGGCCTCGACCCCAGCCAGGAATACACCCTCTACCACGCCCAGGGGTGCGAGCATTGCAACGGCCTCGGCTATCGTGGTCGTGGCGGGATATTTGAACTCGTTCCCGTGGACGACCATGTCCGCGGCATGATCCACGACGGTGTGTCCGAGCAGTTGATCGAGCGCTACGCCCGGCAGAGGACACCAAGCCTGCGTCAGGACGGGGTCCGCCGCATCCTGGATGGCCGCACCACCGTCGAGGAAGTCTTGCGGGTCACCACCGACGACACTCCGCCCATCGAGGCCTGA
- the rho gene encoding transcription termination factor Rho, whose protein sequence is MNLTELKKMPASELAELAQSFGIEGVARSRKQDMIFSILKAQAKKGEDIHGDGVLEILQDGFGFLRSADSSYLAGPDDIYVSPSQIRRFSLRTGDTVAGKIRPPKEGERYFALLKVSEINFEAPESAKHKVLFENLTPLFAKDRFILERGNGSTEDLTARVIDMCAPIGKGQRGLIVSPPKAGKTMLLQNIAQSITSNNPECYVIVLLIDERPEEVTEMQRTVRGEVVSSTFDEPASRHVQVAEMVIEKAKRLVEHKKDVVILLDSITRLARAYNTVVPSSGKVLTGGVDANALHRPKRFFGAARNIEEGGSLTIIATALVETGSRMDDVIYEEFKGTGNMEIHLDRRISEKRIFPSININRSGTRREELLIKADELQKIWILRKVLHSMDELAAIEFVLDKLKDTKVNSEFFESMKR, encoded by the coding sequence ATGAATCTGACCGAATTGAAGAAAATGCCGGCGAGCGAGCTGGCCGAGTTGGCCCAATCCTTCGGTATTGAGGGTGTGGCCCGGTCCCGCAAGCAGGACATGATCTTCTCGATCCTGAAGGCCCAGGCAAAAAAGGGTGAGGACATTCACGGCGATGGCGTACTGGAGATCCTCCAGGACGGCTTCGGCTTCCTCCGCTCCGCCGATAGCTCCTACCTCGCCGGCCCCGATGATATCTATGTCTCCCCCAGTCAGATTCGCCGCTTCAGTCTGCGCACCGGCGATACGGTTGCAGGCAAGATTAGGCCGCCCAAGGAGGGTGAGCGCTACTTCGCGCTTCTCAAGGTCAGCGAGATCAATTTCGAGGCCCCGGAAAGCGCGAAGCACAAGGTCTTGTTCGAGAATCTCACGCCGCTGTTCGCCAAGGACCGCTTCATACTCGAGCGTGGCAATGGCAGTACGGAGGATCTCACCGCCCGCGTCATCGACATGTGCGCGCCCATCGGCAAGGGCCAGCGCGGCCTGATCGTCTCGCCGCCCAAGGCCGGCAAGACCATGCTCCTGCAGAACATTGCCCAGAGCATCACCTCGAACAATCCCGAGTGTTACGTGATCGTGCTGCTGATCGATGAGCGGCCCGAGGAAGTGACGGAGATGCAGCGCACAGTGCGCGGCGAAGTGGTGTCCTCCACCTTCGACGAGCCCGCCAGCCGCCATGTCCAGGTCGCCGAGATGGTCATCGAGAAGGCCAAACGGCTAGTGGAGCACAAGAAGGATGTCGTCATCCTGCTGGACTCCATCACCCGCCTCGCGCGCGCCTACAACACCGTGGTGCCCTCATCCGGCAAGGTCCTCACCGGCGGTGTCGACGCCAATGCGTTGCATCGGCCCAAGCGCTTCTTCGGTGCAGCCCGGAATATCGAGGAAGGTGGCAGCCTGACGATTATTGCCACTGCGCTGGTGGAGACCGGCTCGCGCATGGACGACGTGATCTACGAGGAATTCAAGGGCACCGGCAACATGGAAATCCATCTGGATCGCCGCATCTCCGAGAAACGGATTTTCCCGTCCATCAATATCAACCGCTCCGGAACGCGCCGCGAAGAGCTGCTGATCAAGGCGGATGAGCTGCAGAAGATCTGGATCCTGCGAAAGGTGCTGCATTCCATGGACGAGCTTGCCGCCATCGAGTTCGTGCTCGACAAGCTCAAGGACACCAAGGTGAACAGCGAATTCTTCGAATCGATGAAGCGCTGA